GAAAGACAGGACAACCTGTATTCTCTTTGGAGATGGTGCGGGAGCAGTTGTTCTTGAAGCTGAAAAAGGAGAGAATGGTATCCTCTCAGCACATCTCCATGCAGATGGAAACCAGTATGACCTGCTTTATGTGCCTGGCGGTGGTTCGCGGGTTCCGGTCAGTCACGAACTCGTAGACAGTCGTGAGCAGTACGTTAAGATGAAAGGGAATGAAGTTTTCAGGGTAGCTGTTTCTGCTTTGGAAAGTACGGCCCTGGAAGCTTTGGAATATAATGGCATGACCGGTGAAGATATCGATCTTCTGGTTCCCCATCAGGCAAATATACGGATTCTTAATGCGACGGCGAAGAAGCTTGGTTTGCCTCCGGAAAGGGTGGTCATAACGGTGGATCGACACGGTAATACATCGTCTGCATCTATTCCGCTTGCATTGCATGAAGCGGTAAAAAATGGCAGGGTCAAGGATGGATCGATCATCCTTTTAGATGCCTTTGGAGGAGGTTTTACCTGGGGATCTGTATTAATCAGGTGGTAATTTTTTAATCTCTAAATCGGGAGGTGTTTTTATGGGGCTCATGAAAGGGAAGCGTGGCCTTATTGTTGGTGTTGCAAATGAAAAAAGTATTGCCTGGGCAATAGCTCAGGCGCTTCACAGGGAAGGGGCGGAGCTTGCCTTTACCTACCTCAATGGATCGCTGGAGAAGAGAGTGCGTCCCTTGGCTGAAAGTATCGGGTCAAGTGTTATTTTGCCTTGCGATGTGGGGCGGGATGAAGATATTGATGCTCTATTTGATTCCCTCAAAAAGGAGTGGGGCTCACTCGATTTTCTTGTTCACTCAGTTGCCTTTGCCAATAAGGATGAGTTGAGGGGCGCTTTTTATGATACATCAAGAGAAGGTTTTTCCCTTGCCGTCGATATTAGCGCCTATTCGCTGGTTGCTCTTACGAGAGGGGCCTTGCCGCTCATGGAAGGGAGAAATGGAAGCGTACTTACTTTGACCTATTACGGTTCCGAGAAAGTTATGCCTAACTACAATGTAATGGGGGTTGCAAAATCAGCGCTTGAAACTTCTGTCCGGTACCTGGCTGCAGACCTTGGTCCCCTCGGGCACAGGGTTAATGCCATTTCAGCAGGGCCGGTGAGGACGCTGGCTGCAGCGGGCATAGGTGACTTCAGGAAAATCCAGCTTGTTAATGAGTTAAGATCGCCTTTCGGAAGGCTTGTTACCCTGGAAGAGATAGGCAACACAGCGCTCTATCTTGCCTCTGATGCCTCGACAGGCATGACAGGTGAAATACTGCATCTTGATTGCGGATTCCATGCAATGTCGCTCTCTATTAAAGAAGCAACGCATATGGCTTCCCGTGAATAATTTTTTTCTTTAAAGAGTTTGTAATGTCTAAAACTGCATTTATATTTCCCGGCCAGGGATCTCAATACATTGGAATGGGAAAGGACCTTTGCCAAAACTTTGCCGCAGCACGTGAAGTCTTTGAAGAAGGCTCCGATACTATCGGACTGGACCTTAAAAAGATTTCTTTTGAAGGTCCCCAGGATCTGCTTAATCTGACGGCCAATACCCAGCCGGCTATTTTGACAGCCAGTATTGCTGTGCTTAAGGTTTTAAAAGCTGAAACAGGGTTTGAGGCTGTCTGTCTTGCCGGGCATAGCCTGGGAGAGTATACGGCCCTCTTTCATAGTGGTGTTTTTACTTTTTCCGATGCGGTAAAGATTGTCAGGAAACGTGGTGAGTTGATGCAGGAAGCGGTTCCCGCAGGAACAGGCGCCATGGCGGCAATCCTTGGCATGGAGAAAGATGATGTTGAGCAGATCTGCAATGAAGCGTCTGCCCTTGATATGGTCTCACCGGCCAATTTTAATTCTCCGGGACAGATTGTTGTTGCCGGCAGCAAGAAGGGTGTTGAAGCGGCAGTTGAACTGGCAAAGGAAAAAGGTGCTAAAAGAGCTATTCAACTCCCTGTCAGTGTTCCTTCGCATTGCAGTCTCATGGAGGGTGCCGGTGAGGAGTTAAGGCAGTATCTGGAAGGGTTTTCTTTAGGTGACCTTGACATTCCTGTTGTTTCCAATGTTGAAGCTGAACCTTATCCCGGCAAGCAGGAAATCGTAAATATACTGGTAAAGCAGCTCAGTTCTCCCGTCAGGTGGGATGATTCCGTACGTTATCTAAAAGCGATGGCTGTTGAGTCGGTTGTCGAGGTTGGGCCCGGCAAAGTACTGTCCGGCTTAGTTAAAAGAATTGACAGAACCATTGGGATTGTCAACGTTGAAGATAGTGTTTCACTGAAAAAAATGCAGTAAAGGAAAGGACGAGGAAGACGCTTATGAAATTAGAAGGAAAAAGTGCCCTTGTTACAGGGGGAGCACAGGGTATAGGTAAGACGGTTGCTCTTTTGCTTGCACGTGAGGGGGCAAATGTTGCCGTTTCTGATATCAATGCCGATCTTGCTGCTGCAACCTGCGGTGAAATTGAAGCATTGGGTAGAAAATCTGTGGCAATTGAGGGAAACGTTGCCGATTTTAAAAGTACTGAGGAGATGATGGCCTCAGTTGTTGACAAGATGGGAAGCCTTGATATCCTTGTTAATAATGCCGGCATTACCCGTGATACGCTTCTCCTGAGAATGAAGGAGGAAGATTGGGATGCCGTTATCAGCGTAAATCTCAAGGGTACCTTTAACTGTAGCAGGGCTGCTGTTAAATATATGTCCAAACAGAGGTCGGGAAAGATTGTGAACATTGCTTCCATCGTCGGTCTTATGGGGAATGTGGGGCAGGCTAATTATGCCGCTTCCAAGGCCGGTGTTATTGGTCTTACAAAAACGACTGCACGGGAATTTGCCGCACGTGGAATCAATGTTAATGCCGTTGCTCCCGGTTTTATTGCAACGGCAATGACTGATGCCATTCCTGAAAAGGCAAAAAATGAGCTTAATGCCCAGATCCCTATGGGAAGACTTGGAACACCCGATGATGTTGCCGAGGCGGTTCTTTTTCTTTCAGGCGCTGCATCAGACTATATTACGGGGCAGGTAATCAGTGTAAACGGCGGAATGTATATGTAATGTAGTATCCGGATTTTTAAGTCCGGCATAAAATAAGTTAAATTAAAGTAAATTTCAGGAGGTTTTAGCATGTCAATGGAGAATAAGGTTAAAGATATTATTGTAGAACAGCTTGGTGTAAATGCCGATGAAGTTGTCCCCGGTGCATCATTTATTGATGATCTCGGTGCCGATTCTCTGGATACTGTTGAGCTTGTAATGGCTCTTGAAGAGGAGTTCGGTGTCGAGATTCCTGATGAGGATGCAGAGAACATCAAAACTGTTCAGGATGCCATCGATTATATCAATAAGAACCAGGACTAAGTGATTCCCTTTCTCTAAGGAGAGATTTAGAATGAGAAGAGTTGTTGTTACCGGTCTCGGAGCCGTCACTCCTCTTGGTATTGGTGTTGAAAAAAGCTGGCAGGCAATTACCAATGGTGAGTCCGGCATTGGTCTGGTGACCAGGTTTGATGCGTCTGATTTTCCTTCACGTATAGCAGGTGAGGTGAAGGGATTTAATGCTGAAGACTATATGGATAAGAAAGAAGTCAAGAAAATGGATACCTTCATTCACTATGCCATTGCTTCCTGTCAAATGGCAATAGAGGATTCGGCGCTGTCTATTACTGATGAAAATGCTGAAAGGGTGGGCGTTATGGTTGGCGCCGGTATGGGTGGTTTGCCTGCTATAGAGCGTTATCACGAAGCCTACCTCGAAAAAGGTCCCAAAAAGATCTCTCCTTTTTTCATTCCCATGACCATAATTAATATGGCGGCAGGTCATATTTCTATCATCTATGGGGCAAAGGGACCCAATTCCAGTGTTGTGACGGCTTGTGCCACCGGTACGCATGCCATTGGTGATGCCTACAAGATCATTCAGCGCGGTGAGGCTGATGCCATGATTGCCGGTGGTACGGAATCGGTCATTTGTCCTCTTGCTTTTGGAGGGTTTGGTTCTGCAAAGGCCTTGTCCAGGCGCAATGATGAACCTGCAAGGGCAAGCAGGCCCTTTGATGCGGAGAGAGATGGTTTCATTATAGGTGAAGGTGCAGCCGTTGTTATTCTGGAAGAGTATGAATCGGCAAAAAAGAGGGGAGCCAAGATATACGGTGAGATCGTTGGTTACGGCATGTCGGGAGACGCCTTTCATATGACCTCTC
This region of Deltaproteobacteria bacterium genomic DNA includes:
- a CDS encoding ketoacyl-ACP synthase III gives rise to the protein MRGRIKGIGSCLPEKVLTNADLEQMVDTDNEWIVTRTGIRERRIAAEGEATSDLAFKAAGEALVNAGVAPEDLDLIIVATTTPDFPFPSTAAVLQGRLGARRAAAFDLQAVCTGFVYALSTADQFIKSGMYRKVLVVGAEVLSRIIDWKDRTTCILFGDGAGAVVLEAEKGENGILSAHLHADGNQYDLLYVPGGGSRVPVSHELVDSREQYVKMKGNEVFRVAVSALESTALEALEYNGMTGEDIDLLVPHQANIRILNATAKKLGLPPERVVITVDRHGNTSSASIPLALHEAVKNGRVKDGSIILLDAFGGGFTWGSVLIRW
- a CDS encoding enoyl-ACP reductase, with product MGLMKGKRGLIVGVANEKSIAWAIAQALHREGAELAFTYLNGSLEKRVRPLAESIGSSVILPCDVGRDEDIDALFDSLKKEWGSLDFLVHSVAFANKDELRGAFYDTSREGFSLAVDISAYSLVALTRGALPLMEGRNGSVLTLTYYGSEKVMPNYNVMGVAKSALETSVRYLAADLGPLGHRVNAISAGPVRTLAAAGIGDFRKIQLVNELRSPFGRLVTLEEIGNTALYLASDASTGMTGEILHLDCGFHAMSLSIKEATHMASRE
- the fabD gene encoding ACP S-malonyltransferase; the protein is MSKTAFIFPGQGSQYIGMGKDLCQNFAAAREVFEEGSDTIGLDLKKISFEGPQDLLNLTANTQPAILTASIAVLKVLKAETGFEAVCLAGHSLGEYTALFHSGVFTFSDAVKIVRKRGELMQEAVPAGTGAMAAILGMEKDDVEQICNEASALDMVSPANFNSPGQIVVAGSKKGVEAAVELAKEKGAKRAIQLPVSVPSHCSLMEGAGEELRQYLEGFSLGDLDIPVVSNVEAEPYPGKQEIVNILVKQLSSPVRWDDSVRYLKAMAVESVVEVGPGKVLSGLVKRIDRTIGIVNVEDSVSLKKMQ
- the fabG gene encoding 3-oxoacyl-[acyl-carrier-protein] reductase, which encodes MKLEGKSALVTGGAQGIGKTVALLLAREGANVAVSDINADLAAATCGEIEALGRKSVAIEGNVADFKSTEEMMASVVDKMGSLDILVNNAGITRDTLLLRMKEEDWDAVISVNLKGTFNCSRAAVKYMSKQRSGKIVNIASIVGLMGNVGQANYAASKAGVIGLTKTTAREFAARGINVNAVAPGFIATAMTDAIPEKAKNELNAQIPMGRLGTPDDVAEAVLFLSGAASDYITGQVISVNGGMYM
- the acpP gene encoding acyl carrier protein; this encodes MSMENKVKDIIVEQLGVNADEVVPGASFIDDLGADSLDTVELVMALEEEFGVEIPDEDAENIKTVQDAIDYINKNQD
- the fabF gene encoding beta-ketoacyl-ACP synthase II, whose amino-acid sequence is MRRVVVTGLGAVTPLGIGVEKSWQAITNGESGIGLVTRFDASDFPSRIAGEVKGFNAEDYMDKKEVKKMDTFIHYAIASCQMAIEDSALSITDENAERVGVMVGAGMGGLPAIERYHEAYLEKGPKKISPFFIPMTIINMAAGHISIIYGAKGPNSSVVTACATGTHAIGDAYKIIQRGEADAMIAGGTESVICPLAFGGFGSAKALSRRNDEPARASRPFDAERDGFIIGEGAAVVILEEYESAKKRGAKIYGEIVGYGMSGDAFHMTSPSSGGEGAARCMVQALNDGGINAEEVGYVNAHGTSTPAGDAGETMAVKKVFGDHAYKLAVSSTKSMTGHLLGAAGAVEAVFSTLAVDRGILPPTINYENPDPECDLDYIPNSARSESVKYAMSNSFGFGGTNATLIIGKV